In the Solibacillus sp. FSL K6-1523 genome, one interval contains:
- a CDS encoding ACT domain-containing protein — MGNNLMVRKVAYEADVIRLTIGYDFYETASIAEVFSILADNHINVDMIVQSVMDGVKPIVSFTIAKEKFAESLRILEASKVSLGFQFADFEVGLAKISITGSGMVFGPGVAARIFARLGKGHIPVKMVSASEVKVSVIVPQDEMMQAANMLHDEFALIH; from the coding sequence ATGGGGAATAATTTAATGGTGCGCAAGGTTGCTTATGAAGCGGATGTCATTCGACTAACGATCGGCTATGATTTTTATGAAACGGCATCCATTGCAGAAGTATTTAGTATTTTAGCAGATAATCATATTAATGTGGATATGATTGTGCAGTCAGTAATGGATGGCGTCAAACCAATCGTGTCATTTACAATAGCGAAGGAGAAATTTGCTGAAAGCTTACGGATATTGGAGGCAAGTAAAGTCTCTTTAGGTTTTCAGTTTGCTGATTTCGAAGTAGGGTTAGCGAAAATTTCTATTACAGGATCGGGCATGGTTTTTGGTCCAGGCGTAGCGGCACGAATATTTGCGCGGTTAGGGAAGGGGCATATCCCTGTAAAAATGGTAAGTGCATCAGAAGTTAAAGTGTCGGTTATCGTGCCACAAGATGAAATGATGCAGGCGGCGAATATGTTGCATGATGAGTTTGCCTTGATTCATTAA